The nucleotide sequence TTCCACATTATTAATTATAGTAGGGTTTCCGTTTAGACCCGAAACTGCCGGAAACGGGGGGCGTGTACGCGGCATTCCTCTTTTGCCTTCCACTGACCGGATCAAGGATGTTTCTTCCCCGCAAACAAATGCCCCTGCACCTTCTTTGATTTTAATATCAAATGAGAATTTTGAAGCTAAAATATTATCCCCAATCAGGTTATATTCTTTCATTTGATTTATTGCGTGTTTCAATCTCTTGATTGCAAGAGGATATTCGGCACGTATGTAAATATAACCATGTGCAGCACCAATAGCATATGCAGCAATCAGCATTCCTTCGAGCACAGCATGCGGATCGCTTTCAATAAGCAATCGGTTCATGAATGCTCCCGGATCACCTTCGTCGGCATTACATATCAGGTATTTTGTTTTTGATTTTGTTTCTCGACATGTTTTCCACTTCATTCCTGTCGGAAACCCTGCACCGCCTCTTCCTCTCAAACCGGCGTATATTACATCTTCAATGATTTTATCAGGAGATTTCTTTAATGCTTTTTCAAGCCCTGAATATCCATCGTTTGCAATGTAATGCATGATGTTTTCCGGATCTATTAAACCACAATTTTTTGTAACAATCCGTACTTGCTGTTTTAGCATGGAGTGTTCAAAAAAATTCGGTATCCCGTTGTAAGCTTCGGTTCCAATATAGCCTAATGTATTTTTTGTGTAAATTTCTTTTTCTACTAAATATTTGTGTACGATAAATTCTGCCGTTTTTTCGTTCACGTTTCCGAAAGAAATTCGCGGAAAGCCGTTGACACTGATGTCCATTAGCGGTTCCAGATAACAGGTTCCAATACAACCGACTTCAACCAGTTTTGCCGAGACCTTGTATTTCTCTAATGCATTAATAACTGCTTTTTTGATATTGTCAGCTCCTGCCGCCTTTCCACAAGAAGCCATCCCCAAATAAATGACAGGCTCACCCGAGTTTATCATTGTATTCCATATTTCAGAACTTTGCTTTTTAAGTTTCGTGAAATCATTCATATTTGCTGACAATTTCTTTTAGTTTTACCAGATTCAATTTACCGTAAATGTCATTATCAATTTTGACCACCGGTGCCAAAGCACAGCATCCCAAACATGCAACTCGCTCAAGTTCAAATTTTTTATCGGCAGTGCATTCTCCGGGTTTAATACCCATATCTCTCTCTAAAGCCTCCACCAATGTTTCTCCGCTGTTAACATGACAGGCAGTTCCCAAACAAACCGATATGGTATGTTCAGCGGGTTCAGTGAAGCGAAATTGGGAATAAAAGGAGGCAACCCCAAAAACCCGGTTTTCAGTAATTCCGAGGTAATCGGCAACAGCTTGAACTATTTCAGGTGAAATATACTTATATTTTGCCTGAGCTTTCTGTAAAAGCGGGATCAAACTCCCTTCCTGTGAAGGATGCTCCTGAAGAATTTCTGAAAATAATGTTTCAATTTGTTCCATTGCTTTTTTACTTATAAATACGACTCAATTTTTAAAAAAACACAATCCGATAAATCAGCTTCGCCCATGGAACAATCTTGCGCAAAAGTTTCGCAATTAGGTGCTCCGCACAATCCGCAATCTTTTTTGGGCAGCTTTGACAAAATCCTTTCTTTTTGTTTCATCCTTTTAATAGAGGTTGCAAGGTCATGTGAAAGCGATCTGGTTTCTCTCGGCATTACTTTGTTTTCCATAAAATAATACCCCTGATGATATTTCTCTGTAATTTCTTTCTTGTTGATAGCATAGGGAGTGCTGTATTTTTTTTTAAGTATATGTGTATTGTGCCTGGATATATATGGATTTTCAACACAAAATGATCCTCCGAGGCAGCCTTGTGCACAGGTATATGCTTCAAGGTAGTCAATGTTTACCAATTTTGAATCTTCAATATCATCAAGTATCATTTTTATGTTATCAATGCCGACAACCGACATACAATTTTCTGAATCAATATGTTGAAGTATCTGGTTAAGCATTCCCCATCCTTTGCCATAATAAAAGGATTCATCATACTCCTTCCGTTTCATTTGATTTTTCATTTTTAAAATTTCGGGATGTATTATTTTATAAATATCGCTGATGGCTATGGCACCGTTAATCCATGAGGTTTCTTTTTCGGCAGGTTGCTTAATGGATACTACCTTGGCAGGGCATGGTGTAATATATATCGCTCCGATTTTATCAATATCAATATTTTTTTCTTTTGATATTCTTTTCTTTGATTCTTTGGCAGTTATTTCGCGGGCAACATCAAATGGTGATATCAATTCGATTAAATTGGGATAGTTTACTTGGATAAGCCTGATCACTGCCGGACAAAAAGAACTGATAATAGGTTTTCCGTCAGATTTATTTTTAATATGTTCTGAAATAGTATAACTCAGGACATTAATATTTCGGGAAATATCAACTACTTCATCAAATCCGATTTTTTTCAAGGTTTCATGGATCAATTGAGGATGAATGTCTGAATTGAATTGAGAATAAAGTGTTTTGGAAGGTATGGCAA is from Bacteroidales bacterium and encodes:
- a CDS encoding NAD(P)H-dependent oxidoreductase subunit E, coding for MEQIETLFSEILQEHPSQEGSLIPLLQKAQAKYKYISPEIVQAVADYLGITENRVFGVASFYSQFRFTEPAEHTISVCLGTACHVNSGETLVEALERDMGIKPGECTADKKFELERVACLGCCALAPVVKIDNDIYGKLNLVKLKEIVSKYE
- a CDS encoding 4Fe-4S binding protein, with the protein product MKFFHSHIILSEKCTGRTKCIKSCPTEALRYRHNKLIFYDDLCVDCGECINVCPEGVFIPVIDEISDFDKFEYKIAIPSKTLYSQFNSDIHPQLIHETLKKIGFDEVVDISRNINVLSYTISEHIKNKSDGKPIISSFCPAVIRLIQVNYPNLIELISPFDVAREITAKESKKRISKEKNIDIDKIGAIYITPCPAKVVSIKQPAEKETSWINGAIAISDIYKIIHPEILKMKNQMKRKEYDESFYYGKGWGMLNQILQHIDSENCMSVVGIDNIKMILDDIEDSKLVNIDYLEAYTCAQGCLGGSFCVENPYISRHNTHILKKKYSTPYAINKKEITEKYHQGYYFMENKVMPRETRSLSHDLATSIKRMKQKERILSKLPKKDCGLCGAPNCETFAQDCSMGEADLSDCVFLKIESYL